The Sphingomonas sp. LY54 genome includes a region encoding these proteins:
- a CDS encoding superoxide dismutase: MAFTLPQLPYAYDALEPTIDAQTMQLHHSKHHQAYVDKLNEGVSEDSSLEGKSLEEILAVISTQPKKVRNNGGGHWNHSFFWETMVGGGSQPSGRLAEAIDAKFGSLDALKTKFNEAGVGQFGSGWAWLIVGEDGELANVSTPNQDNPLMDDAPVKGTPILGNDVWEHAYYLKYQNRRPEYLAAWWNVVNWEKVAERFEAATR, from the coding sequence ATGGCTTTCACGCTCCCGCAGCTCCCGTACGCCTATGACGCGCTCGAACCGACGATCGACGCCCAGACGATGCAGCTCCACCACAGCAAGCATCACCAGGCCTATGTCGACAAATTGAACGAAGGCGTCTCCGAGGATTCGAGCCTGGAAGGCAAGTCGCTGGAGGAGATCCTCGCCGTCATCTCGACCCAGCCCAAGAAGGTCCGCAACAATGGCGGCGGCCACTGGAACCACAGCTTCTTCTGGGAAACGATGGTCGGCGGCGGCAGCCAGCCGAGCGGCCGTCTCGCCGAGGCGATCGACGCCAAGTTCGGTTCGCTCGACGCGCTCAAGACCAAGTTCAACGAGGCCGGCGTCGGCCAGTTCGGTTCGGGCTGGGCCTGGCTGATCGTCGGCGAGGACGGCGAGCTCGCCAACGTCTCCACGCCGAACCAGGACAATCCGCTGATGGACGACGCGCCGGTGAAGGGCACGCCGATCCTCGGCAACGACGTCTGGGAACATGCTTATTATCTGAAGTACCAGAACCGCCGCCCGGAATATCTCGCGGCGTGGTGGAACGTCGTGAACTGGGAGAAGGTCGCCGAGCGCTTCGAAGCCGCGACCCGCTGA
- a CDS encoding ABC transporter permease: MSAPAFNARGVWSIYRFEMHRFMRTLWTGLAVPVITTSLYFVVFGAAIGSRMTEIDGIPYGSFIVPGLMMLSLFTESIFNASFGIHMPRFTGTIYELLSAPLSAFETVLGYVGAAATKSVVVALVILATANLFVDVHVAHPLAMLAFLLLIAATFCLFGFIIGIWAKGFEQLQVIPLLVVTPLTFLGGAFYSIDMLAEPWRTITLFNPIVYLINGFRWTFFGVADVRVEISLLATFGFLLVCLGVVAWIFRTGYRLKS; this comes from the coding sequence ATGAGCGCCCCCGCCTTCAACGCCCGCGGCGTCTGGTCGATCTACCGGTTCGAGATGCACCGCTTCATGCGGACCTTGTGGACCGGCCTGGCCGTGCCGGTCATCACGACCTCGCTCTATTTCGTCGTGTTCGGGGCCGCGATCGGATCGCGCATGACCGAGATCGACGGCATCCCTTATGGCAGCTTCATCGTGCCCGGGCTGATGATGCTCTCGCTCTTCACCGAGAGCATCTTCAATGCCTCGTTCGGCATCCACATGCCGCGCTTTACCGGGACGATCTACGAATTGCTGTCGGCGCCGCTCTCGGCGTTCGAGACGGTGCTCGGCTATGTCGGCGCAGCGGCGACTAAGTCCGTCGTGGTGGCTTTGGTCATCCTCGCCACCGCCAACCTGTTCGTTGACGTCCACGTCGCGCATCCGCTGGCGATGCTGGCCTTCCTGCTGCTGATCGCCGCGACCTTCTGCCTGTTCGGCTTCATCATCGGCATCTGGGCGAAGGGCTTCGAACAGCTCCAGGTCATTCCGCTGCTGGTGGTGACCCCGCTCACCTTCCTCGGCGGCGCCTTCTACTCGATCGACATGCTGGCGGAGCCGTGGCGCACGATCACTCTGTTCAATCCGATCGTCTACCTGATCAACGGCTTTCGCTGGACCTTCTTCGGCGTCGCCGACGTGCGGGTGGAGATCAGCCTGCTGGCGACCTTCGGATTCCTGCTCGTGTGCCTGGGCGTCGTCGCCTGGATCTTCCGGACCGGCTACCGGCTGAAGAGCTAG
- a CDS encoding ABC transporter ATP-binding protein has product MKPVIAISHLGKRYATGHEALKDVSLEIGRGEIFALLGPNGAGKTTLISVVCGIVTPSGGSVTVDGYDIQRDYRETRSRIGLVPQELHTDAFETVWATVNFSRGLFGKAPDPAYIEKLLKDLSLWDKRKARIKELSGGMKRRVMIAKALSHAPDILFLDEPTAGVDVELRRDMWELVRGLRESGVTIILTTHYIEEAEEMADRVGVISKGELILVEEKSELMKKLGKKALTLNLTDPMEALPPELAEWQLELKDGGNELLYSFDGQADRTGIPSLLRRMSDLGIGFKDLHTSESSLEEIFVSLVTERKRG; this is encoded by the coding sequence ATGAAGCCCGTCATTGCCATCTCCCATCTCGGCAAGCGCTACGCGACCGGGCATGAGGCGCTGAAGGACGTCAGCCTGGAGATCGGCCGCGGCGAGATATTCGCTTTGCTGGGCCCGAACGGCGCCGGGAAGACGACCCTGATCAGCGTCGTCTGCGGCATCGTCACGCCCAGCGGCGGCAGCGTCACGGTCGACGGCTACGACATCCAGCGCGACTATCGCGAGACGCGCAGCCGGATCGGCCTGGTGCCGCAGGAACTCCATACCGACGCGTTCGAGACGGTTTGGGCGACGGTCAATTTCAGCCGGGGCCTGTTCGGCAAGGCGCCCGATCCCGCCTATATCGAAAAACTGCTCAAGGACCTGTCGCTCTGGGACAAGCGCAAGGCGCGGATCAAGGAGCTGTCCGGCGGCATGAAGCGTCGCGTGATGATCGCCAAGGCGCTGAGCCACGCGCCCGACATCCTGTTCCTCGACGAGCCGACCGCGGGCGTCGACGTCGAGCTGCGGCGCGACATGTGGGAGCTGGTCCGCGGTCTCCGGGAGAGCGGCGTTACGATCATCCTCACCACCCATTATATCGAGGAAGCCGAAGAGATGGCCGATCGGGTAGGCGTGATCAGCAAGGGCGAGCTGATCCTCGTCGAGGAGAAGTCCGAGCTGATGAAGAAGCTCGGCAAGAAGGCGCTGACGCTCAACCTGACCGATCCGATGGAAGCGCTTCCGCCCGAGCTGGCCGAATGGCAACTGGAGTTGAAGGACGGCGGCAACGAATTGCTCTACAGCTTCGACGGCCAGGCCGACCGCACCGGAATCCCTTCGCTGCTGCGGCGGATGAGCGACCTCGGCATCGGCTTCAAGGACCTCCACACGAGCGAAAGCTCGCTCGAGGAGATTTTCGTGAGCCTGGTTACGGAAAGGAAGCGCGGATGA
- a CDS encoding septation protein A: MAKLAIDLGPLIIFFAVNAWRGIFAATGAFMVAIAVAMIVSKIKYRHISPMLWFSGVMVLVLGGITIWLHDETFIKIKPTIYYTTVAALLLFGLYTGRNLLKAVLGTAYPGLSERGWQLLTRNWAVFFIVMALVNEAVWRTTSTEFWIGFKLWGFLPATFIFALANVPMLMRHGMQLEKAKEEPPVPPTA, encoded by the coding sequence ATGGCGAAGCTGGCCATCGACCTCGGCCCACTGATCATCTTCTTCGCCGTCAACGCGTGGCGCGGCATCTTCGCCGCGACCGGCGCCTTCATGGTCGCGATCGCGGTCGCCATGATCGTCTCCAAGATCAAATATCGCCACATTTCGCCGATGCTGTGGTTCTCGGGCGTGATGGTGCTCGTACTCGGCGGCATCACGATCTGGCTGCACGACGAGACCTTCATCAAGATCAAGCCGACCATTTACTACACGACGGTCGCCGCGTTGCTCCTGTTCGGGCTCTATACCGGGCGCAACCTCCTCAAGGCCGTCCTCGGCACCGCCTATCCCGGCCTGTCGGAGCGTGGCTGGCAGCTGCTCACCCGCAACTGGGCGGTCTTCTTCATCGTCATGGCGCTCGTCAACGAGGCGGTGTGGCGGACGACCAGCACCGAATTCTGGATCGGCTTCAAGCTCTGGGGCTTCCTCCCCGCGACCTTCATCTTCGCGCTGGCCAATGTGCCGATGCTCATGCGACACGGCATGCAGCTCGAAAAAGCGAAGGAAGAGCCGCCGGTGCCGCCGACGGCCTGA
- the ftsY gene encoding signal recognition particle-docking protein FtsY: protein MSDTPWLERLRGGFKKTSEKLSDNLTGLISRSALDEETLDDIEEALIASDLGPATAAKVRGRLEGERFERGLTEAGVREIVAEELAKILTPVADPLEIDAFPRPQVILVVGVNGSGKTTTIAKLANLFLEQDYSVLLAAGDTFRAAAIGQLKVWAERIGVPIITGPEGGDPSAIVFDGVKKATAEGIDVLIVDTAGRLQNKTGLMDELAKIRRVLGRLNPAAPHDVVLVLDATTGQNALSQIEVFKEVAGVTGLVMTKLDGTARGGVLVAAAEQYGLPIHAIGVGEGMNDLRPFDAEEAARAIAGATGVIEA from the coding sequence TTGAGCGATACTCCCTGGCTCGAGCGGCTACGCGGCGGGTTCAAGAAGACATCGGAGAAATTGAGCGACAACCTTACCGGCCTCATCTCGCGGTCGGCGCTGGACGAGGAAACGCTCGACGATATCGAGGAGGCCCTGATCGCTTCCGATCTCGGCCCCGCCACCGCCGCCAAGGTGCGCGGACGGCTGGAGGGCGAGCGCTTCGAGCGCGGCCTCACCGAAGCCGGCGTCCGCGAGATCGTCGCCGAGGAGCTGGCCAAGATCCTGACGCCGGTCGCCGACCCGCTTGAGATCGACGCCTTCCCGCGCCCGCAGGTCATCCTGGTCGTCGGCGTGAACGGTTCCGGCAAGACCACCACCATCGCCAAACTCGCCAACCTGTTCCTCGAGCAGGATTACAGCGTGCTGCTCGCCGCCGGCGACACGTTCCGCGCCGCGGCGATCGGGCAGCTCAAGGTCTGGGCCGAGCGGATCGGCGTGCCGATCATCACCGGGCCGGAGGGCGGCGACCCGTCCGCGATCGTGTTCGACGGCGTCAAGAAGGCGACCGCCGAGGGCATCGACGTGCTGATCGTCGACACCGCCGGGCGCCTCCAGAACAAGACCGGGCTGATGGACGAGCTCGCCAAGATCCGGCGCGTGCTCGGTCGCCTCAATCCGGCCGCGCCGCACGACGTGGTGCTCGTGCTCGACGCCACCACCGGGCAGAATGCATTGAGCCAGATCGAGGTGTTCAAGGAAGTGGCCGGAGTCACCGGCCTGGTCATGACCAAGCTGGACGGCACCGCGCGCGGCGGCGTGCTGGTGGCCGCCGCCGAGCAATATGGCCTTCCGATCCACGCCATCGGCGTCGGCGAGGGCATGAACGACCTGCGTCCGTTCGACGCGGAGGAAGCCGCCCGCGCGATCGCGGGCGCTACAGGAGTGATCGAAGCGTGA
- the mtaB gene encoding tRNA (N(6)-L-threonylcarbamoyladenosine(37)-C(2))-methylthiotransferase MtaB, producing MSGPEIITMGCRLNAAESEAMRVLAGDQDDLIVVNSCAVTNEAVRQARQAIRKAKRARPQARVVVTGCAAQVDPEMFARMPEVSGVIGNREKFDAASFQLTKEADVRVSDIMAVRETAPHLVTAFAEHSRAFIEVQNGCDHRCTFCIIPFGRGNSRSVPAGLVVNRIKAVVEQGYAEVVLTGVDVTSYGPDLPGSPSLGLLVERILRHVPALPRLRLSSLDSVEIDERLEDIICHEPRFMPHLHMSFQAGDDMILKRMKRRHCRAEAVETVARLKAKRPEIAIGADLIAGFPTETDAMAENSLKLIDECDIVMGHIFPYSAKAGTPAARMPQVPHDAVKERARGLRAATARRKTAWLQSLVGTTQRVLVERNGIGHAENFAPVRVAAGQDIGQIVPMKMIALNNDILIGEAA from the coding sequence ATGAGCGGGCCCGAGATCATCACGATGGGCTGCCGCCTCAACGCCGCGGAGAGCGAGGCGATGCGCGTGCTCGCGGGTGACCAGGACGACCTCATCGTCGTTAACAGCTGCGCCGTTACCAACGAGGCGGTGCGCCAGGCGCGACAGGCGATCCGCAAGGCCAAGCGTGCACGGCCGCAAGCCCGCGTCGTCGTCACCGGCTGCGCGGCGCAGGTCGATCCGGAGATGTTCGCGCGCATGCCGGAAGTGAGCGGGGTTATCGGCAATCGCGAGAAATTCGACGCCGCTTCGTTCCAGCTGACGAAGGAAGCCGACGTCCGCGTCTCCGACATCATGGCGGTGCGCGAGACGGCGCCGCACCTTGTCACCGCCTTCGCCGAGCATAGCCGCGCCTTCATCGAGGTGCAGAATGGCTGCGACCATCGCTGCACCTTCTGCATCATCCCGTTCGGACGCGGTAACAGCCGCTCGGTCCCGGCCGGCCTGGTCGTCAACCGGATCAAGGCGGTGGTCGAACAGGGCTATGCCGAGGTCGTGCTGACCGGCGTCGACGTCACCAGCTACGGTCCCGACCTACCCGGGAGCCCGAGCCTCGGTTTGCTCGTCGAGCGCATCCTGCGCCACGTGCCCGCCTTGCCGCGCCTGCGCCTCTCCTCGCTCGACAGCGTCGAGATCGACGAGCGGCTGGAGGACATCATCTGCCACGAGCCGCGCTTCATGCCGCATCTGCATATGAGCTTTCAGGCCGGCGACGACATGATCCTGAAGCGGATGAAGCGGCGCCACTGCCGCGCCGAGGCGGTCGAGACCGTCGCGCGCCTCAAGGCCAAGCGGCCCGAGATCGCGATCGGCGCCGACCTCATCGCCGGCTTCCCCACCGAGACCGACGCGATGGCCGAGAACAGCCTCAAGCTGATCGACGAGTGCGACATCGTGATGGGCCATATCTTCCCTTATTCGGCCAAGGCCGGCACGCCGGCGGCGCGCATGCCGCAGGTCCCGCACGATGCGGTCAAGGAACGCGCGCGCGGGCTCCGCGCGGCGACGGCACGGCGCAAGACGGCATGGTTGCAAAGCCTGGTCGGAACGACGCAGCGGGTGCTGGTGGAGCGCAACGGCATCGGCCACGCCGAAAATTTCGCTCCGGTGCGGGTTGCCGCCGGCCAGGACATTGGCCAGATCGTGCCGATGAAGATGATTGCGTTGAACAATGACATACTGATCGGAGAGGCGGCTTGA
- the dapF gene encoding diaminopimelate epimerase produces MRRFHKMHGLGNDFVIFDAREEPVEMDSARARAIADRKTGVGCDQLIVIEPSQVADLRMRIFNADGGEVESCGNASRCVALLAGGAARIETAGGIISGSSDGAGATVDMGEPRFDWDAIPLAYPMDTAAMPVGWEELQGPAAVNVGNPHVIFFVDDAQGVELERLGPLIETDPLFPQKINVNVASIEGGAVRLRVWERGVGLTQACGTGACATAVAAIRRGLVESPVEVRLPGGTLTIAWAPGEQIRMSGPATHVFTGEIDLAALG; encoded by the coding sequence ATGCGCCGCTTTCACAAAATGCACGGGCTCGGCAACGACTTCGTGATCTTCGACGCCCGCGAGGAGCCGGTCGAGATGGACAGCGCGCGCGCACGCGCCATCGCGGACCGCAAGACCGGGGTCGGCTGCGACCAGTTGATCGTGATCGAGCCGTCGCAGGTGGCCGATCTGCGGATGCGCATCTTCAACGCCGACGGCGGCGAGGTCGAATCCTGCGGCAACGCCTCGCGTTGCGTCGCCTTGCTCGCCGGCGGCGCAGCCCGGATCGAGACCGCGGGCGGCATCATCAGCGGCTCCAGCGACGGCGCGGGCGCGACCGTCGACATGGGCGAGCCGCGCTTCGACTGGGATGCGATCCCCCTCGCCTATCCGATGGACACGGCCGCGATGCCGGTCGGGTGGGAGGAATTGCAGGGCCCCGCCGCGGTCAATGTCGGCAATCCGCACGTCATCTTCTTCGTCGACGATGCGCAAGGGGTGGAGCTGGAGCGGCTCGGTCCGCTGATCGAGACCGATCCGCTGTTTCCGCAAAAGATCAACGTCAACGTCGCCTCGATCGAGGGCGGCGCGGTCCGGCTGCGCGTCTGGGAGCGCGGGGTCGGGCTGACGCAAGCCTGCGGCACCGGCGCCTGCGCCACTGCAGTGGCGGCGATCCGGCGCGGCCTCGTTGAGAGCCCGGTCGAAGTACGGTTGCCCGGCGGGACCCTCACGATCGCCTGGGCGCCGGGCGAACAGATCCGGATGAGCGGGCCGGCCACCCACGTCTTCACCGGCGAGATCGACCTGGCGGCGTTGGGATGA
- the ffh gene encoding signal recognition particle protein, which translates to MFDSLSDRLSGVFDRLRGRGALTEADVRGAMREVRIALLEADVALPVVREFVDKVTEQSVGQQVLKSVTPGQQVVKIVNDAIVEMLGADASELDIEVTPPAVVMMVGLQGSGKTTTTAKIAKRLTEKGRKKVMMASLDVARPAAQEQLAVLGTQANVATLPIVPGQQPVEIARRALQAAKLQGFDVVLLDTAGRLHVDQALMDEMKAVAAVANPQEVLLVVDALTGQDAVNVAKNFTDQVELTGVVLTRMDGDARGGAALSMRAVTGKPIKFAGVGEGLDALEGFHPSRVAGRILGMGDVVSLVQRAAETIQMDEAEALAQKMAKGQFDLNDLRNQLLQMQRMGGLGALASMLPGMKKMAGAAKAATDDKTLQRLDAIITSMTPKERAKPELMNAKRKIRVAKGSGTTVQDVNRLLKMHQEMATAMKKIRKMGGLGKLGALFGGGGGGGLGGMLGGLGGGAGAPPAGLPGLPGGAGGQPFNLPPGFDKFIKK; encoded by the coding sequence ATGTTCGACAGTCTGAGCGATCGCCTGAGCGGGGTGTTCGATCGCCTTCGCGGCCGCGGCGCGCTGACCGAGGCGGACGTCCGCGGCGCGATGCGCGAGGTTCGCATCGCCCTGCTCGAGGCCGACGTCGCGCTCCCGGTCGTGCGCGAGTTCGTCGACAAGGTCACCGAGCAGTCCGTCGGCCAGCAGGTGCTGAAGTCGGTCACGCCGGGCCAGCAGGTCGTCAAGATCGTCAACGACGCGATCGTCGAGATGCTCGGCGCCGACGCGTCCGAGCTCGACATCGAGGTGACGCCGCCCGCGGTCGTGATGATGGTCGGCCTGCAGGGCTCGGGCAAGACGACCACCACGGCGAAGATCGCCAAGCGCCTGACCGAAAAGGGCCGCAAGAAGGTGATGATGGCGTCGCTCGACGTCGCCCGCCCGGCCGCGCAGGAGCAGCTCGCAGTGCTCGGCACGCAGGCGAACGTCGCGACTTTGCCGATCGTGCCCGGCCAGCAGCCGGTCGAGATTGCCCGCCGCGCCCTCCAGGCCGCCAAGCTCCAGGGCTTCGACGTCGTCCTGCTCGACACCGCCGGCCGTCTCCACGTCGATCAGGCGCTGATGGACGAGATGAAGGCCGTCGCCGCCGTGGCGAACCCGCAGGAAGTGCTGCTGGTGGTCGACGCGCTGACCGGCCAGGACGCGGTCAACGTCGCCAAGAACTTCACCGACCAGGTCGAGCTGACCGGCGTCGTCCTCACCCGCATGGACGGCGACGCCCGCGGCGGCGCGGCCCTGTCTATGCGCGCCGTCACCGGCAAGCCGATCAAGTTCGCCGGCGTCGGCGAAGGCCTCGATGCGCTCGAGGGCTTCCACCCGAGCCGCGTCGCCGGCCGCATCCTCGGCATGGGCGACGTCGTCAGCCTGGTCCAGCGCGCTGCCGAGACCATCCAGATGGACGAGGCCGAGGCGCTCGCCCAGAAGATGGCGAAGGGCCAGTTCGACCTTAACGACCTCCGCAACCAGCTCCTCCAGATGCAGCGCATGGGCGGCCTCGGCGCGCTCGCCTCGATGCTTCCGGGCATGAAGAAGATGGCGGGCGCGGCCAAGGCGGCGACCGACGACAAGACCCTGCAGCGCCTCGACGCGATCATCACCTCGATGACGCCCAAGGAGCGCGCGAAGCCCGAGCTGATGAACGCGAAGCGCAAGATCCGCGTTGCCAAGGGATCCGGCACGACGGTGCAGGACGTGAACCGGCTGCTCAAGATGCACCAGGAAATGGCCACGGCCATGAAGAAGATCCGGAAGATGGGCGGCCTCGGCAAGCTGGGCGCCCTGTTCGGCGGCGGGGGCGGCGGCGGCCTGGGCGGAATGCTCGGCGGCCTCGGCGGCGGCGCAGGCGCGCCTCCGGCCGGTCTCCCCGGCCTTCCCGGCGGAGCAGGGGGGCAGCCGTTCAATCTGCCGCCCGGCTTCGACAAGTTTATCAAGAAATAA